From one Peromyscus maniculatus bairdii isolate BWxNUB_F1_BW_parent chromosome 17, HU_Pman_BW_mat_3.1, whole genome shotgun sequence genomic stretch:
- the LOC143269091 gene encoding uncharacterized protein LOC143269091 isoform X2: MDAESPRPECYNPPDSAGGTGGSCSGPQTAEDEFLLPPQLPVAYEEGGTKQRSPPTDAKDGVKTPACREQLNRPVVPHPFKIGDSVWVRRHQSRNLEPRLTGQRLGSTRHM, translated from the exons atggacgccgagtcaccccgccccgagtgttacaacccccccgacagcgccggagggaccggcggctcctgcagcggcccccaaacagcggaggatgagttcctgcttcctccccaattgccggtcgcctacgaggaaggcgggacaaagcagcgaag ccctccaactgatgcaaaagacggtgtaaaaacccctgcctgccgggaacaactgaaccgcccggtggtgcctcacccattcaagattggggactctgtctgggtccgacgccatcaatctaggaacctagagccgaggttgacgggacagcggcttgggtccacacgtcacatgtaa
- the LOC143269091 gene encoding uncharacterized protein LOC143269091 isoform X1, giving the protein MDAESPRPECYNPPDSAGGTGGSCSGPQTAEDEFLLPPQLPVAYEEGGTKQRSSGPAALRSNGVQTSCLPQPRNPAAWFMDGNSFLQEGERRAGAAVTTESEIVWTSPLPPGTSAQKAELIALTQALRMAEARRTRN; this is encoded by the exons atggacgccgagtcaccccgccccgagtgttacaacccccccgacagcgccggagggaccggcggctcctgcagcggcccccaaacagcggaggatgagttcctgcttcctccccaattgccggtcgcctacgaggaaggcgggacaaagcagcgaag ctctggtccagcagccctcagatcgaatggtgtgcagaccagttgtctccctcaaccccgcaaccctgctgcctggttcatggatgggaacagcttcctccaagaaggagaacggagggccggagcagccgtcaccaccgaatcggagatagtttggacctcaccactgccacctggaacatcggcccaaaaggcagagctgatcgcgctgacccaggccctccggatggcggaagcccggaggaccaggaactaa